A genome region from Setaria italica strain Yugu1 chromosome III, Setaria_italica_v2.0, whole genome shotgun sequence includes the following:
- the LOC101769464 gene encoding protein DCL homolog, chloroplastic — MATALPLPRAAAPLILLRASRFAPWAAPAPRRRLLPGPPTAGEPPPPALPPASKLAGPPVVVVAPEPPLPFRAAEAEILRDIEPVVQLIKDILHSDRYGDGECLCPNDENVVVQKLLAFHPRAQDKIGCGLDAIMVDRHPEFRKSRCLFVVRTDGVWIDFSYQKCLRAYIREKYPSHGERFIREHFKRT; from the exons ATGGCCACcgctctccccctcccccgcgccgcggcccCGCTCATCCTCCTCCGGGCCTCCCGCTTCGCGCCGtgggccgcgccggcgccccgCCGTCGGCTCCTCCCCGGGCCTCCCACGGCCGGCGAGCCCCCACCCCCGGCGCTCCCGCCGGCGTCCAAGCTCGCCGGCCCCCCGGTGGTTGTGGTGGCTCCGGAGCCCCCGCTGCCGTTCAGGGCCGCCGAGGCGGAGATTCTCCGCGACATCGAACCCGTCGTGCAGCTCATCAAGGATATCCTCCACTCCGACAG ATACGGAGACGGCGAATGCCTCTGCCCGAACGACGAAAATGTCGTCGTGCAGAAGCTCCTCGCGTTCCATCCACGCGCGCAGGATAAGATTGGCTGTGGGCTTGACGCTATAATG GTTGATAGGCACCCTGAGTTCAGGAAGTCAAGATGCCTTTTCGTTGTTCGCACCGATGGTGTTTGGATTGATTTCTCATACCAGAAGTGCCTCCGTGCATACATCCGAGAAAAGTATCCGTCTCATGGTGAGAGATTTATACGAGAACATTTCAAGCGAACATGA
- the LOC101762948 gene encoding uncharacterized protein LOC101762948, which produces MVEVGSAVRAQPTWAPAAARGRRSRGQASAALAIASAPAARWVRCRAMERPPTVRMVTIPFADLKERDKDLGDKIEEGLGPQGLGIISIAGVPGFPELRKSLLRLAPRIANLPEDVKKQLEDSDSRYNFGWSHGKEKLESGKLDTFKGSFYANPILDVPTMDDAVVSRYPSYCRPNIWPTDSLPELEIAFKALGKLMMEVGLMLAHHCDRYVMQQGVGSYDGDSLEQTIARSRCHKGRLLYYFPRQLSKQTEEVESVSSWCGWHTDHGSLTGLTCGLFTKDSVEVPCPDSAAGLYIRTRDNQVVKVVFDEDQLAYQIGETAEILSRGYLCATPHCVQAPSSENASNVDRSTFALFMQPDWNEKLEFPSEIPYHQELIPPNETLTFGEYSKRLVNKYYQAAM; this is translated from the exons ATGGTGGAGGTGGGCAGCGCCGTGCGGGCACAACCCACCTGGGCTCCAGCCGCCGCGCGAGGCAGGAGATCCCGGGGccaggcctccgccgccctcgccatcgcctccgcccccgcggccCGCTGGGTCCGGTGCCGCGCGATGGAGCGGCCGCCGACCGTCCGCATGGTCACCATCCCCTTCGCCGACCTCAAG GAGAGGGACAAGGACCTGGGCGACAAGATCGAGGAAGGCCTCGGGCCCCAGGGGCTCGGCATCATCTCCATTGCCGGT GTGCCTGGTTTCCCCGAGCTGAGGAAAAGCCTGCTGCGCTTGGCACCAAG GATTGCAAACCTTCCTGAAGATGTGAAGAAACAACTTGAAGACTCAGACAGCAG GTATAATTTTGGGTGGAGTCATGGGAAGGAGAAACTTGAGTCCGGGAAACTTG ACACATTCAAAGGTTCCTTTTATGCGAACCCCATTTTGGATGTCCCTACTATGGATGATGCGGTTGTAAGTAG GTATCCATCATATTGCCGACCAAATATATGGCCAACCGACAGTCTTCCTGAACTTGAAATAG CATTTAAAGCTCTTGGAAAGCTGATGATGGAAGTTGGTTTGATGTTGGCTCATCACTGCGATCGCTATG TAATGCAGCAAGGAGTGGGATCATATGATGGTGACAGTCTTGAGCAGACAATTGCCCGTTCAAGGTGTCACAAGGGCCGTCTGTTGTACTATTTTCCGAGACAGTTAAG CAAACAGACAGAAGAAGTTGAGTCTGTTTCATCATGGTGTGGATGGCACACCGATCATGGATCTCTAACAG GGCTCACATGTGGACTGTTTACAAAAGATTCTGTGGAGGTACCGTGTCCTGATAGTGCAGCTGGGCTATACATCCGGACTCGTGATAATCAAGTCGTTAAG GTTGTGTTTGACGAGGATCAGCTGGCTTACCAAATTGGGGAAACTGCTGAAATACTATCAAGAGGTTATCTATGTGCAACCCCACACTGTGTGCAG GCACCCAGCAGTGAAAATGCTTCCAATGTTGACCGCTCTACTTTTGCACTGTTCATGCAACCAGATTG GAATGAGAAGCTGGAGTTTCCAAGCGAAATCCCCTATCACCAAGAG TTGATCCCACCAAATGAAACACTTACATTCGGGGAGTACTCAAAAAGGCTAGTGAACAAGTATTACCAGGCAGCAATGTGA